The Raphanus sativus cultivar WK10039 unplaced genomic scaffold, ASM80110v3 Scaffold1593, whole genome shotgun sequence genome has a segment encoding these proteins:
- the LOC108843875 gene encoding CDP-diacylglycerol--glycerol-3-phosphate 3-phosphatidyltransferase 1, chloroplastic has product MLRSGLASLIVDVNLRRTLLPLASFSHPAHLSRSSRCVPPSHRPLRFRIQTCNHRRVSSYSSSSEKHGPSSSTQRSSLAGQEDAVTAAQNSFNGHSHLDGDDNSSPQQPSSKVLTLPTVLTIARVAAVPLLVATFYADSSWGTTATTSIFIAAAVTDWLDGYLARKMKLGSAFGAFLDPVADKLMVAATLILLCTKPIDVAVLGSVPWLLTVPSIAIIGREITMSAVREWAASQNGKLLEAVAVNNLGKWKTATQMTALTILLAGRDSNVGWLVACGAGLLYVSAGLSVWSLVVYMRKIWKVLLK; this is encoded by the exons ATGCTCAGATCCGGCCTCGCTTCGTTAATCGTCGATGTCAATTTACGGCGCACGTTACTTCCCCTCGCATCCTTCTCTCACCCTGCTCATCTTAGCCGTTCCTCACGCTGCGTTCCTCCTTCCCACAGACCTCTAAGATTTCGAATCCAGACATGTAACCACCGCCGTGTATCCTCGTATTCGTCTTCTTCGGAGAAACACGGACCATCTTCGTCCACCCAACGATCAAGCCTCGCGGGTCAAGAAGACGCAGTCACGGCGGCTCAGAACAGCTTCAACGGTCATAGCCACCTTGATGGAGACGACAACTCTTCACCGCAGCAACCCTCTTCCAAAGTTCTTACATTACCCACCGTTTTAACCATCGCTCGTGTGGCTGCCGTGCCACTTCTCGTCGCAA CCTTCTACGCTGATAGTTCCTGGGGAACGACTGCTACTACAAGCATCTTCATTGCAGCCGCCGTTACAGACTGGCTTGACGGCTATCTTGCACGAAAG ATGAAGTTAGGTTCTGCGTTTGGTGCCTTTTTGGATCCAGTTGCTGATAAG CTTATGGTTGCAGCTACTCTGATCTTACTCTGTACAAAACCTATAGACGTTGCTGTATTAGGATCAGTTCCATGGTTATTGACGGTTCCTTCTATTGCAATCATTGGTCGGGAG ATTACAATGTCTGCAGTAAGAGAATGGGCTGCATCTCAAAATGGGAAGCTTTTAGAG GCCGTTGCTGTAAATAACTTGGGCAAGTGGAAAACCGCTACGCAGATGACAGCACTAACCATACTTCTCGCAGGCCGTGATAGCAATGTTGGATGGCTTGTAGCTTGTGGTGCTGGTTTGCTCTATGTATCAGCAGGACTGTCGGTTTGGTCTTTAGTCGTTTATATGAGGAAGATATGGAAAGTATTACTCAAGTAA
- the LOC108845293 gene encoding uncharacterized protein LOC108845293 isoform X2, producing MKKLFFFKSSSSSNATDKHILREKESKTSPKKSGGGGHALRRSRSLSSAAFLVDGTSQQRTHSSRCFTPGSQGGEDGHMYNDYSSPTCSSNLSTHVLDRFIDGEEHHCKQKISSSSHSDSSSSHSNHHSGSVKGRRLPPRVQTPSSPLSHHVQENCMKDASAPSLSRSVLTHSKASSYDSKDFDVYANLVPFSDHKEPMNGYYTSDHHTEQQELFLQGENVCKEGELEKKYKEAEKRVKLLSQEQKLFSDSDFDVSSLVDDERVSLALEVLTLLRSQMDERASAKEEIKRAKTDSELHIKRLEKEKSELQFELEKELDRRSVEWTSKLESFQIEEKRLRERVRELAEHNVSLQREVSTFHEKESERIDMMRNMEEKVNELSETAEERGQENVYLTQNLSKLQESYAGATEELDCVRREFEEKEMECKELHKSVARLVRTCGEQEKTIQGLRDSLSEETEKQPSEDMVKRLQMEQIRLTGVEFSLRKEVESMKLEADSLRVENACLRSYGTMTTFKLDNEMKMRVCLLQDQGVSMLSESTQLCYKLLKFIKERLSEEMGNGLSEQFLIESEMNVHGIRRGTESLKRSLQTVNSLLLEKSNEIASNSESLMSSEQNNQTVEKLLRSELRAETLVTSLLREKLYCKEQEIEQLQAEVAASVRGNEVLQREIQNVLDKLSINTHQLKDLKIQMVKKDENVKQLETNLQEAAKQFTSMKVTLTKVLEENKEMSKEVKECRKRNTNLESEKEMLKKEVERLEEDTLLKEGQITILKDTLGSKHFDLLSSPDFSYNEFLVQ from the exons ATGAAGAagcttttctttttcaaatcgTCATCATCTAGTAATGCCACTGATAAACATATTCTCCGagaaaaagaatcaaaaacTAGTCCAAAGAagagtggtggtggtggccaCGCTCTTAGACGAAGCCGTTCACTTTCTTCCGCTGCTTTTCTCGTTGATGGAACCAGTCAACAGCGAACTCATTCATCTcg ATGTTTTACACCGGGAAGCCAAGGAGGAGAAGACGGTCACATGTACAATGATTATTCATCTCCAACTTGTTCTAGTAATCTCTCTACCCATGTCTTGGACCGTTTCATTGATGGAGAAGAGCATCATTGTAAGCAAaagatctcttcttcttcacacagtgattcttcttcttcacacaGTAATCATCACTCAGGGAGTGTCAAAGGAAGGAGGCTCCCACCTCGAGTTCAAACCCCTTCTTCACCACTATCACATCATGTCCAAGAAAATTGTATGAAAGATGCATCAGCTCCTTCACTTTCAAGAAGCGTACTCACTCATAGTAAGGCATCGAGTTATGACTCAAAAGACTTTGATGTTTACGCCAATCTTGTTCCATTCTCTGACCACAAAGAACCGATGAATGGATATTACACCAGTGACCACCACACAGAGCAGCAAGAGCTGTTCTTGCAAGGTGAGAATGTTTGTAAAGAAGGCGAGCTAGAGAAGAAGTATAAAGAAGCTGAGAAGAGAGTGAAGCTGCTTTCTCAAGAGCAGAAGCTTTTTTCAGACAGTGACTTTGACGTATCATCTTTGGTTGATGATGAGAGGGTAAGTTTGGCTTTGGAAGTCTTAACTCTTCTGCGGTCACAGATGGATGAAAGAGCTTCCGCTAAGGAAGAGATCAAACGAGCAAAGACTGATTCAGAGTTGCATATAAAGAGACTTGAGAAAGAGAAGAGCGAGTTACAGTTTGAACTGGAGAAAGAGCTTGATAGAAGGTCAGTAGAGTGGACTTCGAAGCTCGAGAGTTTCCAGATAGAAGAGAAGAGGCTGAGAGAGCGTGTCAGAGAGCTCGCTGAGCATAATGTCTCACTCCAGAGAGAAGTATCCACTTTCCATGAAAAGGAATCCGAGCGCATCGATATGATGAGAAACATGGAGGAGAAAGTTAATGAGTTGAGTGAAACAGCAGAGGAAAGGGGTCAAGAAAACGTGTATCTTACGCAAAACCTCTCCAAGTTACAAGAGAGTTACGCTGGTGCTACGGAAGAGCTTGATTGTGTGAGAAGAGAGTTTGAGGAGAAGGAGATGGAGTGCAAGGAGTTGCACAAATCTGTTGCGAGGTTGGTTAGAACATGTGGGGAACAAGAGAAGACGATTCAGGGACTTAGAGATAGTCTCTCCGAGGAAACTGAGAAGCAACCTTCTGAAGATATGGTGAAGAGATTGCAGATGGAGCAGATAAGGTTGACAGGGGTTGAGTTCTCACTCAGAAAGGAGGTGGAATCAATGAAGCTCGAAGCTGATTCACTACGTGTAGAGAATGCTTGTTTGCGGAGCTATGGCACTATGACGACTTTCAAGCTAGACAATGAGATGAAGATGCGTGTATGCCTCTTGCAAGACCAAGGGGTTTCGATGTTGAGTGAGAGCACGCAGCTGTGTTACAAGTTGCTCAAGTTCATCAAAGAGAGATTATCTGAGGAGATGGGTAATGGGTTGAGTGAGCAGTTTCTGATTGAGTCTGAGATGAATGTCCATGGAATACGGCGTGGAACTGAAAGCCTCAAGAGGAGTTTGCAGACAGTCAACAGTTTGTTGCTTGAGAAATCCAATGAGATTGCATCAAACTCAGAATCACTGATGTCTAGTGAGCAAAACAACCAAACTGTGGAG AAACTCCTGAGATCTGAACTGAGAGCAGAGACTCTAGTGACGAGTTTGTTAAGAGAGAAACTGTATTGCAAGGAACAAGAGATTGAGCAGCTGCAAGCAGAAGTTGCAGCAAGTGTACGAGGTAACGAAGTTCTCCAACGTGAAATCCAGAACGTCTTAGACAAGCTTTCAATAAACACACACCAACTAAAAGACCTCAAGATTCAG ATGGTGAAGAAGGACGAGAACGTGAAGCAGCTTGAAACCAATCTCCAAGAAGCTGCTAAACAGTTTACTAGCATGAAAGTTACATTAACAAAAGTGTTGGAGGAAAATAAAGAGATGAGTAAGGAAGTAAAGGAATGCAGAAAGAGAAACACAAATTTGGAGTCAGAGAAGGAGATGTTGAAGAAAGAGGTGGAGAGATTGGAGGAGGACACACTCCTCAAGGAAGGTCAGATCACGATACTAAAAGACACGCTTGGAAGCAAGCATTTCGATCTACTTAGCAGTCCTGACTTCTCATATAACGAGTTCTTAGTCCAATAA
- the LOC108845293 gene encoding uncharacterized protein LOC108845293 isoform X1, which yields MKKLFFFKSSSSSNATDKHILREKESKTSPKKSGGGGHALRRSRSLSSAAFLVDGTSQQRTHSSRFRCFTPGSQGGEDGHMYNDYSSPTCSSNLSTHVLDRFIDGEEHHCKQKISSSSHSDSSSSHSNHHSGSVKGRRLPPRVQTPSSPLSHHVQENCMKDASAPSLSRSVLTHSKASSYDSKDFDVYANLVPFSDHKEPMNGYYTSDHHTEQQELFLQGENVCKEGELEKKYKEAEKRVKLLSQEQKLFSDSDFDVSSLVDDERVSLALEVLTLLRSQMDERASAKEEIKRAKTDSELHIKRLEKEKSELQFELEKELDRRSVEWTSKLESFQIEEKRLRERVRELAEHNVSLQREVSTFHEKESERIDMMRNMEEKVNELSETAEERGQENVYLTQNLSKLQESYAGATEELDCVRREFEEKEMECKELHKSVARLVRTCGEQEKTIQGLRDSLSEETEKQPSEDMVKRLQMEQIRLTGVEFSLRKEVESMKLEADSLRVENACLRSYGTMTTFKLDNEMKMRVCLLQDQGVSMLSESTQLCYKLLKFIKERLSEEMGNGLSEQFLIESEMNVHGIRRGTESLKRSLQTVNSLLLEKSNEIASNSESLMSSEQNNQTVEKLLRSELRAETLVTSLLREKLYCKEQEIEQLQAEVAASVRGNEVLQREIQNVLDKLSINTHQLKDLKIQMVKKDENVKQLETNLQEAAKQFTSMKVTLTKVLEENKEMSKEVKECRKRNTNLESEKEMLKKEVERLEEDTLLKEGQITILKDTLGSKHFDLLSSPDFSYNEFLVQ from the exons ATGAAGAagcttttctttttcaaatcgTCATCATCTAGTAATGCCACTGATAAACATATTCTCCGagaaaaagaatcaaaaacTAGTCCAAAGAagagtggtggtggtggccaCGCTCTTAGACGAAGCCGTTCACTTTCTTCCGCTGCTTTTCTCGTTGATGGAACCAGTCAACAGCGAACTCATTCATCTcg TTTCAGATGTTTTACACCGGGAAGCCAAGGAGGAGAAGACGGTCACATGTACAATGATTATTCATCTCCAACTTGTTCTAGTAATCTCTCTACCCATGTCTTGGACCGTTTCATTGATGGAGAAGAGCATCATTGTAAGCAAaagatctcttcttcttcacacagtgattcttcttcttcacacaGTAATCATCACTCAGGGAGTGTCAAAGGAAGGAGGCTCCCACCTCGAGTTCAAACCCCTTCTTCACCACTATCACATCATGTCCAAGAAAATTGTATGAAAGATGCATCAGCTCCTTCACTTTCAAGAAGCGTACTCACTCATAGTAAGGCATCGAGTTATGACTCAAAAGACTTTGATGTTTACGCCAATCTTGTTCCATTCTCTGACCACAAAGAACCGATGAATGGATATTACACCAGTGACCACCACACAGAGCAGCAAGAGCTGTTCTTGCAAGGTGAGAATGTTTGTAAAGAAGGCGAGCTAGAGAAGAAGTATAAAGAAGCTGAGAAGAGAGTGAAGCTGCTTTCTCAAGAGCAGAAGCTTTTTTCAGACAGTGACTTTGACGTATCATCTTTGGTTGATGATGAGAGGGTAAGTTTGGCTTTGGAAGTCTTAACTCTTCTGCGGTCACAGATGGATGAAAGAGCTTCCGCTAAGGAAGAGATCAAACGAGCAAAGACTGATTCAGAGTTGCATATAAAGAGACTTGAGAAAGAGAAGAGCGAGTTACAGTTTGAACTGGAGAAAGAGCTTGATAGAAGGTCAGTAGAGTGGACTTCGAAGCTCGAGAGTTTCCAGATAGAAGAGAAGAGGCTGAGAGAGCGTGTCAGAGAGCTCGCTGAGCATAATGTCTCACTCCAGAGAGAAGTATCCACTTTCCATGAAAAGGAATCCGAGCGCATCGATATGATGAGAAACATGGAGGAGAAAGTTAATGAGTTGAGTGAAACAGCAGAGGAAAGGGGTCAAGAAAACGTGTATCTTACGCAAAACCTCTCCAAGTTACAAGAGAGTTACGCTGGTGCTACGGAAGAGCTTGATTGTGTGAGAAGAGAGTTTGAGGAGAAGGAGATGGAGTGCAAGGAGTTGCACAAATCTGTTGCGAGGTTGGTTAGAACATGTGGGGAACAAGAGAAGACGATTCAGGGACTTAGAGATAGTCTCTCCGAGGAAACTGAGAAGCAACCTTCTGAAGATATGGTGAAGAGATTGCAGATGGAGCAGATAAGGTTGACAGGGGTTGAGTTCTCACTCAGAAAGGAGGTGGAATCAATGAAGCTCGAAGCTGATTCACTACGTGTAGAGAATGCTTGTTTGCGGAGCTATGGCACTATGACGACTTTCAAGCTAGACAATGAGATGAAGATGCGTGTATGCCTCTTGCAAGACCAAGGGGTTTCGATGTTGAGTGAGAGCACGCAGCTGTGTTACAAGTTGCTCAAGTTCATCAAAGAGAGATTATCTGAGGAGATGGGTAATGGGTTGAGTGAGCAGTTTCTGATTGAGTCTGAGATGAATGTCCATGGAATACGGCGTGGAACTGAAAGCCTCAAGAGGAGTTTGCAGACAGTCAACAGTTTGTTGCTTGAGAAATCCAATGAGATTGCATCAAACTCAGAATCACTGATGTCTAGTGAGCAAAACAACCAAACTGTGGAG AAACTCCTGAGATCTGAACTGAGAGCAGAGACTCTAGTGACGAGTTTGTTAAGAGAGAAACTGTATTGCAAGGAACAAGAGATTGAGCAGCTGCAAGCAGAAGTTGCAGCAAGTGTACGAGGTAACGAAGTTCTCCAACGTGAAATCCAGAACGTCTTAGACAAGCTTTCAATAAACACACACCAACTAAAAGACCTCAAGATTCAG ATGGTGAAGAAGGACGAGAACGTGAAGCAGCTTGAAACCAATCTCCAAGAAGCTGCTAAACAGTTTACTAGCATGAAAGTTACATTAACAAAAGTGTTGGAGGAAAATAAAGAGATGAGTAAGGAAGTAAAGGAATGCAGAAAGAGAAACACAAATTTGGAGTCAGAGAAGGAGATGTTGAAGAAAGAGGTGGAGAGATTGGAGGAGGACACACTCCTCAAGGAAGGTCAGATCACGATACTAAAAGACACGCTTGGAAGCAAGCATTTCGATCTACTTAGCAGTCCTGACTTCTCATATAACGAGTTCTTAGTCCAATAA
- the LOC108845293 gene encoding uncharacterized protein LOC108845293 isoform X3 codes for MYNDYSSPTCSSNLSTHVLDRFIDGEEHHCKQKISSSSHSDSSSSHSNHHSGSVKGRRLPPRVQTPSSPLSHHVQENCMKDASAPSLSRSVLTHSKASSYDSKDFDVYANLVPFSDHKEPMNGYYTSDHHTEQQELFLQGENVCKEGELEKKYKEAEKRVKLLSQEQKLFSDSDFDVSSLVDDERVSLALEVLTLLRSQMDERASAKEEIKRAKTDSELHIKRLEKEKSELQFELEKELDRRSVEWTSKLESFQIEEKRLRERVRELAEHNVSLQREVSTFHEKESERIDMMRNMEEKVNELSETAEERGQENVYLTQNLSKLQESYAGATEELDCVRREFEEKEMECKELHKSVARLVRTCGEQEKTIQGLRDSLSEETEKQPSEDMVKRLQMEQIRLTGVEFSLRKEVESMKLEADSLRVENACLRSYGTMTTFKLDNEMKMRVCLLQDQGVSMLSESTQLCYKLLKFIKERLSEEMGNGLSEQFLIESEMNVHGIRRGTESLKRSLQTVNSLLLEKSNEIASNSESLMSSEQNNQTVEKLLRSELRAETLVTSLLREKLYCKEQEIEQLQAEVAASVRGNEVLQREIQNVLDKLSINTHQLKDLKIQMVKKDENVKQLETNLQEAAKQFTSMKVTLTKVLEENKEMSKEVKECRKRNTNLESEKEMLKKEVERLEEDTLLKEGQITILKDTLGSKHFDLLSSPDFSYNEFLVQ; via the exons ATGTACAATGATTATTCATCTCCAACTTGTTCTAGTAATCTCTCTACCCATGTCTTGGACCGTTTCATTGATGGAGAAGAGCATCATTGTAAGCAAaagatctcttcttcttcacacagtgattcttcttcttcacacaGTAATCATCACTCAGGGAGTGTCAAAGGAAGGAGGCTCCCACCTCGAGTTCAAACCCCTTCTTCACCACTATCACATCATGTCCAAGAAAATTGTATGAAAGATGCATCAGCTCCTTCACTTTCAAGAAGCGTACTCACTCATAGTAAGGCATCGAGTTATGACTCAAAAGACTTTGATGTTTACGCCAATCTTGTTCCATTCTCTGACCACAAAGAACCGATGAATGGATATTACACCAGTGACCACCACACAGAGCAGCAAGAGCTGTTCTTGCAAGGTGAGAATGTTTGTAAAGAAGGCGAGCTAGAGAAGAAGTATAAAGAAGCTGAGAAGAGAGTGAAGCTGCTTTCTCAAGAGCAGAAGCTTTTTTCAGACAGTGACTTTGACGTATCATCTTTGGTTGATGATGAGAGGGTAAGTTTGGCTTTGGAAGTCTTAACTCTTCTGCGGTCACAGATGGATGAAAGAGCTTCCGCTAAGGAAGAGATCAAACGAGCAAAGACTGATTCAGAGTTGCATATAAAGAGACTTGAGAAAGAGAAGAGCGAGTTACAGTTTGAACTGGAGAAAGAGCTTGATAGAAGGTCAGTAGAGTGGACTTCGAAGCTCGAGAGTTTCCAGATAGAAGAGAAGAGGCTGAGAGAGCGTGTCAGAGAGCTCGCTGAGCATAATGTCTCACTCCAGAGAGAAGTATCCACTTTCCATGAAAAGGAATCCGAGCGCATCGATATGATGAGAAACATGGAGGAGAAAGTTAATGAGTTGAGTGAAACAGCAGAGGAAAGGGGTCAAGAAAACGTGTATCTTACGCAAAACCTCTCCAAGTTACAAGAGAGTTACGCTGGTGCTACGGAAGAGCTTGATTGTGTGAGAAGAGAGTTTGAGGAGAAGGAGATGGAGTGCAAGGAGTTGCACAAATCTGTTGCGAGGTTGGTTAGAACATGTGGGGAACAAGAGAAGACGATTCAGGGACTTAGAGATAGTCTCTCCGAGGAAACTGAGAAGCAACCTTCTGAAGATATGGTGAAGAGATTGCAGATGGAGCAGATAAGGTTGACAGGGGTTGAGTTCTCACTCAGAAAGGAGGTGGAATCAATGAAGCTCGAAGCTGATTCACTACGTGTAGAGAATGCTTGTTTGCGGAGCTATGGCACTATGACGACTTTCAAGCTAGACAATGAGATGAAGATGCGTGTATGCCTCTTGCAAGACCAAGGGGTTTCGATGTTGAGTGAGAGCACGCAGCTGTGTTACAAGTTGCTCAAGTTCATCAAAGAGAGATTATCTGAGGAGATGGGTAATGGGTTGAGTGAGCAGTTTCTGATTGAGTCTGAGATGAATGTCCATGGAATACGGCGTGGAACTGAAAGCCTCAAGAGGAGTTTGCAGACAGTCAACAGTTTGTTGCTTGAGAAATCCAATGAGATTGCATCAAACTCAGAATCACTGATGTCTAGTGAGCAAAACAACCAAACTGTGGAG AAACTCCTGAGATCTGAACTGAGAGCAGAGACTCTAGTGACGAGTTTGTTAAGAGAGAAACTGTATTGCAAGGAACAAGAGATTGAGCAGCTGCAAGCAGAAGTTGCAGCAAGTGTACGAGGTAACGAAGTTCTCCAACGTGAAATCCAGAACGTCTTAGACAAGCTTTCAATAAACACACACCAACTAAAAGACCTCAAGATTCAG ATGGTGAAGAAGGACGAGAACGTGAAGCAGCTTGAAACCAATCTCCAAGAAGCTGCTAAACAGTTTACTAGCATGAAAGTTACATTAACAAAAGTGTTGGAGGAAAATAAAGAGATGAGTAAGGAAGTAAAGGAATGCAGAAAGAGAAACACAAATTTGGAGTCAGAGAAGGAGATGTTGAAGAAAGAGGTGGAGAGATTGGAGGAGGACACACTCCTCAAGGAAGGTCAGATCACGATACTAAAAGACACGCTTGGAAGCAAGCATTTCGATCTACTTAGCAGTCCTGACTTCTCATATAACGAGTTCTTAGTCCAATAA
- the LOC130504456 gene encoding jacalin-related lectin 22-like yields the protein MANFYRKLAIRGGEGGSEWDDDVYKGVRKVYVGQDLTRITYIKFDYVKVDGQVVTREHGTKDQNPKEFVVAQHPDEYIIAVEGSYNKVGLIGTEVITSLVFKTSKGRKSPTFGPNLLGLVNGTKFEFEDHGKKVVGFHGRAGDALDAIGVYFVIPSLTPLLYKLDAQGGTEGRVWNDGSFDAVKRLSIGQDDHRITYLEFEYAKGCKSEKLHHGVKGGTTNEFVLDFPDEYIKSVAATYDKPNLFQNTVITSLTIQTSKGRTSSFGYTKGNKFVLEQKDCRLVGFHGQQGDAIDALGAYFAPFIPAKKLPSVGGNGGVAWDDGVYDGVRKIYVGQGNNGVSFVKFEYTKGTDLVPGDEHGKETVLGAEEFVLEDGEYLTALVGYYDKIFGVDEPAIISLQFKTNKRESTPFGMDAGEKFTLGENGHKIVGFHGKASDVIHSVGVTIVPITE from the exons TACAAAGGTGTAAGAAAAGTCTACGTAGGGCAAGATCTCACACGTATTACTTACATCAAATTTGACTACGTGAAGGTTGATGGCCAAGTAGTAACACGTGAACATGGGACAAAAGATCAAAACCCTAAAGAG TTTGTTGTAGCTCAACACCCTGATGAATACATCATAGCGGTGGAGGGAAGCTACAACAAAGTGGGTCTCATTGGCACAGAAGTGATCACATCTCTCGTCTTCAAGACTTCAAAGGGTAGAAAGTCTCCAACGTTTGGTCCAAACTTGCTCGGACTTGTGAATGGTACAAAGTTCGAGTTTGAGGATCACGGAAAGAAAGTCGTAGGGTTTCATGGGCGTGCGGGTGATGCCCTCGACGCCATTGGAGTTTACTTTGTAATTCCCTCTCTCACACCTTTATTGTACAAGCTGGATGCTCAAGGTGGTACAGAGGGACGTGTTTGGAATGATGGCTCTTTCGACGCCGTTAAAAGGCTGAGCATTGGTCAAGATGATCATCGTATCACTTATTTAGAGTTCGAGTATGCCAAAGGTTGCAAGTCAGAGAAACTTCACCATGGAGTGAAAGGAGGAACAACAAACGAG TTTGTGCTTGATTTCCCGGATGAATACATCAAATCGGTGGCTGCAACCTATGATAAGCCAAACCTTTTTCAAAATACCGTCATCACCTCGCTTACCATCCAAACATCAAAAGGGAGAACATCATCCTTTGGGTATACAAAGGGAAATAAGTTTGTTCTTGAGCAAAAGGATTGTCGCCTTGTCGGATTCCATGGACAACAAGGTGACGCTATTGATGCTCTAGGAGCATATTTTGCACCTTTTATACCAGCCAAGAAACTACCGTCGGTAGGCGGCAACGGAGGAGTTGCATGGGATGATGGTGTTTACGACGGTGTAAGAAAGATATACGTAGGACAAGGTAACAACGGTGTATCCTTTGTCAAGTTTGAGTACACTAAGGGAACAGACTTGGTACCTGGAGATGAACATGGGAAAGAGACGGTACTTGGAGCTGAAGAG TTTGTCCTTGAGGATGGTGAGTATCTCACGGCCTTGGTAGGATACTACGATAAGATCTTTGGAGTGGATGAACCAGCTATTATCTCACTTCAGTTCAAGACGAACAAAAGGGAGTCAACTCCGTTTGGAATGGATGCGGGTGAGAAGTTCACTCTCGGGGAGAATGGCCACAAGATCGTCGGGTTCCACGGGAAAGCTAGTGATGTCATCCACAGCGTTGGAGTTACTATCGTGCCCATCACCGAGTGA